The Elephas maximus indicus isolate mEleMax1 chromosome 11, mEleMax1 primary haplotype, whole genome shotgun sequence genome contains the following window.
aaccactgagtcaccagggctctaccacagatataggggttaggatttacaacacatattttttggggacacaattcaatgcataaaagATAGGGTTTTCAGGGCCCCCCACCTTCAGTGATATCATAGTGAATCCTACATCTTCTCTGAAGGTCTGTTTGGTGCAACCACCCCACTCCTGGAACTAATTTCTGTTGCAGTTAGACTTGAAAAGAATAGGTTCTAAACTTCTCAAATAgaaggagttttttgttttttttttcccctgagattTCTTGGCCAGGAATGAAATTCTCTTGGATACACTTTTCATATCTGCCCAGGTATCTTCTGGTTGGTGGGTTCCTCTGCTTCAGCTTGCATATAACCCATCTCAGCCACCCCAACCCCTACTCTTTCCTTCAGCATCACCTACCAACTGCTGTTTGGTTCTTTTAGTAAAATTACTCAAGAGAGAATTTGATTGACCCAACTTGTCTTTTAGAGCCACCTTATACTTGTCATAGGCCACTGCCTAATGAATGGATAGGTCACTGTGGAGCCAGGTGTCCATCTTTAGTTCCATTGGCTGTGGCCAGGTTGGTAGGCAGGGTCAAGTGGTTGATTCCTTGGTGGGTGCAATTTTCTTTCAAAGGGGAtatataggttgttgttgttgttaggtgccgtcgagttggttccgactcatcgcaaccctatgcacaacagaatgaaacactccccggtcctgcgccatccttacaatccttgttatgcttgagctcattgttgcagccactatgtcaatccacctcgttgagggtcttcgtcttttctgccgaccctgtgctctgccaagcataatgtccctctccagggactgatccttcctgacgacatgtccaaagtatgtaagatgcagtctcaccatccttgcttctaaggagcattctggttgtacttcttccaagacaggtttgttcgttcttttggcagtccgtggtatagtcaatattcttcaccaacaccacaattcagaggcgtcacctcttctccggtcttcctcattcatggaAAGCTGGGGATATAGGTAAAACATGCAAATATGGACATCCCTTGAAACTGAATCCGCAGTATATGGTAGGTGCATATACTTGTTATTACCATATATAGACACGTATGTACGCTCAGTGTATAAAAGCCCACATTAAACAACATATATAAACACAAAGTATAtaccccatatatatatatatatatatacacactgacacatacatacatgccaTGTGTTGACAACACCTACACATAAAAAATATAAGCACATGCCCTTATATGTATACAACGTGTACACACCGTACAATACAATGTACACATGCTCTTCGGTATGCACAGTTTCACACACATCCATATGTGTACACAGTATGCGCATATTGTACAGATAAATGTGGCTATTTATATGCTGTGGGTGTGCGTatacccacatgcacacacaatatatatatatgcccatATATacttagtccctgggtggtacaaatgattaatgtgcttagctgcagctgctaaccaaaaggttgacagttcgaatccacccagaggcactttggaagaaaggcctgatgatctacttccaaagtatcagccactgaaaaccctgtggagcacagttccactctgacacctgTGGGGTTCCCAAGAGTCAGaaactactcaacagcaactgtttttaaacagtattttgctttgttttcggtagaagtgtacacagcaaaacaagtTCCTATTCAACGGTTTCTACACATACTGTTCACTGACACTGCTTACAGTCTTTGCGTTGTATcattattctcattattttctttctagttgttctgttcccATTAACCTAGTTTCACACCCCCCCAactttctcatctgtgctttagagtatttgttgaccattttggtctcatatagatgatttttttcttaaagtgcaATTCTCAAGGGTGATATTTGGTACTTTCTGAACTAACCTGCTATTTAACCCAAAGGTGACTTGAGGGGATAGTTTTGGCTCAAGGCGTAAgtagtatctcagggcaatagtttcaggaattcCTCTCGTCTCAATGATTCCAGTAAGTCCggattttttttgagaatttgaagttctagtctacattttctccctttctatcttttttttttttatcaagatgCATCTACTGTGGTCCTGCTGAGAACATatagtagtggtagccgggtaccatctagttcttctagttctTCAGGGTAGAGGGggccgtggttcatgtagacaattTGTCCTGTAAACTGGTTCTTTCTCTGAGTCGTAGgtttcccttttttctcttttgctccagacaagtagggaccaatagttgtatcttagctggctgcttgcaagcttttaagaccccagatgctactcaccagactaggatgtagaacataaactttatgaactaaattatgccagttgactgagttgtcccatgaaacaatgatcctaagtcttcaaaccaagaaaactaatcctgTGAGGTGATtcattatgtctaagaagtatcagaTTCTATGATCCTTATTTGTTTAATTGTATACATACACACTTAcgttcatatatatacatacacacaactgggtttttttttatatagtcgtATAACGAACATGCTATATATACACACCCAGTGCACACACTTAAGTATAACACCCACATAAGCACACCTTCTACATACATACCTACATACACGTACCCAcgtatacacacccaatgacataCTGAAAGGTTCGAGTAGCACCTGAAGCCTTCTCAAttcaggaggaggagagagaatcaccatcagcacgaAACTGATTCCTATTAGgtagaggtcaaacatacctccactctccaacttttgttttttttaatattttattgagattttggagaaaatttacatagcaaattaggttctctttTAACAACTTCTATacgtattgttcagtgacattggttaaacgtttcataatgtgtcagcattctcatttccactctggttgttttattttcattagtCCAGCTTCCTTGTTCCTCCTTACATTCTCGTCTTTGGTCTAGTGTAAATGTTGACCGTTAGGTCTCATTTAGGTGATTGTTTAGAGAAGCACAGTACTCgcgggtgatattatttattttatgagccactctgACTTTTAAGTGATAGGTGACCAccaggagtggtttgagttctaaGTTTAAAGACTATTGCCctatcccagggcaatagtcttggaggTTCTTTTAGTCTGTACtagttcagtaagtctggccttttttaggaatttgacatttgttctacatttttctcccattctatctgggatccCTGACCTTTTTATCAATTCCATCCTtctcatggcactctctacttctcttctgggttcaataatccattgcaatggccacacagaactcacagagcatacttacagttaaatgatttattaaggaagtaacagggtacaacttgggatcaggatcaacaggctacaacttagaagaatcaggatcaggaagcatgcaggcaaaGTCTGGGAGGCTCCCCTGaagtggagagcacatccctcccttcttcagtgcaggacagctctctcagcttcttTCAGCATGCAGGCTATTCTCTCTGCTGTGCACACCCCCTCTCAGCCATGCagtcctcctctcagccccctgaagaCAGGCCTTCTCTCGgctcccctcaggacaggcctctccactcactgctaactgacccagctcatagccagtgtagcagttttgttcagctctcttagctgcaGGTTTCTGCTATCACCACTAACTCTGCGGCAGAGCCCCTTACCGGCCTGTTGCTGCCGGCTCTGCCACGGGGTCCCTTTGGGCTCATCACTGTCTTTGGCGTTACAGCACTTGACCTgtgttatagctcttttaggaagttccttgcctcctctctctgctttttctctcatctttcctctcttgccttttctcctttcctgcttctttcttccttttccaacCCCGGTGGGGTTGGTTGCATACataagcaaactccttgtcaattttaaGCTCTGGCCTTCCACCGGGGCCATGAATTGGCCAATCCTCTCTCGGTATGCCACAGTCACTTAATTTGTGTaagtatattgaccaatccctgaaaagtatgtaaaatagaccaatcacagggcgGGCTGCaacccagggccagacaaaaagtatcaagaCATCCAGTTGTTTACAGGTTAACCAGGAAATGACAAtgaacctggacaaaagtaataaACCCTCTGGgttagaaaactagggcaaaagtaGCTCCTAggatcttaggggaaaaaaatctctcaagctgtttttccaaataaCGGAAGCAAAAGCCCACataaactcatttcaccacacatACTCACATAAAGTAAACTCAcactcacatacactcacacaatgtttgcacacacagtcacacagccACATTCATGCACCACCCTAGGCCTCAGGTGACTGCCTCCATCTCCCAAGctaatatttccttttcttccttcccaacAGCCATGATCAGCACTCCGGGGCCTTTCTCCTTTCCCAGGGCCCACTTCATCCTCTTTGTCTTCATGGCTTCCACCATATTCCACCTTCAGCAGCGGCTAAAGAAGATTCAACCAGTGTGGGAGTTAGAGACGCAATACCAGAGTTACTCTCTGGTAACAGAGAGCTCCGGTAGCTCCCAGCCCAAGGGTATATGGACAATCAATGTACAAGGTCGTCTGGGGAACCAAATGGGTGAGTATGCCACCCTGTACGCCCTGGCCAAGATGAACGGACGACCCGCCTTCATTTCAGCCCAGATGCATAATACACTAGCTCCCATCTTCAAGATTACCCTCCCAGTCCTGCATAACAGTGTGGCCAACAAGATCCCGTGGAGGAACTACCACCTGAATGACTGGATGGAAGAGCAGTACCGCCACATCCCAGGGGAGTACATCCGCCTCACCGGCTACCCCTGCTCCTGGACCTTCTACCACCACCTCCGTGCCGAGATCCTCCAGGAATTCACCCTGCACGACCACGTAAAGGAGGAAGCCCAGACTTTTCTGCGGGGCCTAAAGGTGAATGGGAGCCGACCAAGCACCTTTGTGGGGGTCCATGTTCGCCGAGGGGACTACGTCCATGTCATGCCAAATATTTGGAAGGGTGTGGTGGCTGACCGGCGATACCTAGAACAGGCCTTGAGCTGGTTCCGGGGACGCTATCGCTCCCCCATCTTTGTGGTCACCAGCAACGGCATGGCGTGGTGTCGGGAGAACATCAATGCCTCCCGTGGTGATGTGGTATTTGCTGGCAGTGGGATTGAGGGCTCCCCTGGCAAGGACTTTGCACTGCTCACACAGTGTAACCACACCATCATGACCATTGGGACATTCGGGATCTGGGCGGCCTACCTTGCAGGTGGAGAAACCATCTACCTGGCCAATTATACCCTCCCAGACTCTCCCTTTCTCAAAGTCTTTAAACCAGAGGCAGCTTTCCTGCCAGAGTGGGTGGGGATTGAAGCAGACTTATCCCCACTACTCAAGCACTGACACTAGCCTGACTTTGGCTCTCTCCTCCCACTTGTGGCTCCCCCAAGGCCAGTTCCAAGGCTTGAGGAACATAATGTTACATATGCCAGGACACTTCCCTCTTGTATCAGGATGCTTTGGGCTGCAAGTAACGGAAGTCCCAACTAAACTATTTAAACAACATATCCATGGGTGTCATATGGCAAGATCAAAGGTGGTTCATGTCCAGGGTTAGTTAATCCAGCAGCTCAACTACGTCATCAGTGTCCCCCAGTTCCATTTATCTTCTAGCTGTGCCATGGTCTACACTTAGCCTGCCTCCCCCAAGCTCCCAAGATGGCTGCCACATGATGACTTTCCACAAGAGGCAGAAAAAAGCTCATTCTTACTGTAAGCCCTCCAGCAACTTACCTTCATATAtgattggctaaaattttgtcacATAACCATGTAACCCAGCATGCAGCAAGACAAGAAGCCCACTGGAATTGGCTTAGCCTCGAAACAATACTCATCCCCTGCACTGGGGAGTTGCTCAGTCCCCTCTGAAGGACACGGTGGCTAGcagaaagaaaactagaagaaagGGAGAACAGCTGTAGAATAGACACAAGGATGCTCCAAACTGTTGTGTAGGTTGTTCACTATCTAAAAGTACCTGGCCGAGGGAGCAAGTAGAAATTAAATGAAGCCCACAGTCTACTCACCAAGTCATGTGTTGTTGGGACTGTGTCCATTCAGAAGGCTCACTATTTTAAATTAGTccaactgttgctgttgttaggtaccatagagtcagttctgactcatagcaaccttatgtacaacagaacaaaacactggccagtcctttgccatcctcacaatccttgttatgcttgagctcattgttgcagccaatgtgtcagttcatctcattgagggccttcctcttttacactgaccctgtactttaccaagcatgatgcccttctccagagtctggttcctcctaataacatgtccaaagtatgtgagatgtagtcttgccatctttgcttctaaggagcatcctggttgtatttcttccaagacacatttgttcattcttttggcagtccatggtatattcaatattctttgctaacaccaaaattcaaagaccTCAGTTCTtctcaggtcttccttattcattgtccagctttcgcatgcatttgaagcaactgaaaataccatggcttgggtcaggcacaccttagtcttcaaggtgacatccttgcctttcaacactttaaaagagatcttttgcagcagatttgcccaatgcaaggtgtcttttgatttcttgactgcttcttccatgggcgctgattgtggattcaagtaaaatgaaatccttcacaacttcaatcttttctctgtttatcatgatgttgcattaTCAGTCGacccagaaaccaaaaaaccaagcctgttgccatcaattctgactcatggcaaccccacgtgtttcagagtagaactgggctccacagagttttcagtggccatgaattttcaggagtagatcacccgacctttcttccatggtgccaaaggttgggtttgaaccgccaaccattCAGTAAGTAGCACGGCACAAACCGTTTTTAAAGAAACATACTGGTTAGGTGCATCCAAGACCATATGCCCTCCCTCTGCAACCCTagcttcctgggcctgagatgatTACAACTGAGAACTAAGTGGCCAGCATGGCTCAATGAGCTTGAGattccattcatttttttcagtaaatatttgtggcaCATCTGCTACATGCTGGACAGTGAACACATCCTACAACATCCTTTTCTCTTGGAGGATACACTTGTAaacatcacataaaaaaaaaaaacatccttttctcttggAGGATACACTTGTAAACATCACATAGGcatcaataaaataatatttatttaactACTGTTGAACAGAGCCATGCGGAGAGTTTATTATGTGGGCACCTCTGAGATCCTAAGTACATCTTaggagcagttcaaatctattatATGTCTGGATGAAAAAGCCAACATTTGCAAAGCTTTTTATGGATCTCAATAATACAGTACTTTCTCCagactaaggaaccctggtggcgcagtggttgcaTGCTTGGctgccaaaagattggcagttcaaacccaccagctgctccttgagagaaagatgtagcagtctgcttccaaggagcacccaaaGCCATCAGCAACTGGAAGAGgaagggtcttcccctagagGCTTCAGAGGGAGCAGGGAATTATCAACACTTTGATcttggacttctggcttccagaactgtgaaagaattaCTGTTATTTTAGGCCACTCTGTgagtggtactttgttatggtagCTCTAGAAAACTAATATAGGGTATGGTATAGTGGCAAGTCTCCAAGTATGTCCCCCAATAACCATGCTTCCAGCATTCCCACTCTTGTGTGgttagaaacaagaaaaaaaaaaaaaaaacactgcagtcgagttgattctgactcatggtgaccccatgtgtgcagagtagtattgcactccatagggtgttcaatggctgtgacctttgggaagcaggtcactgggactttcttccaagacacctctaggtggacttgaatcaccaactctttggttagtagccaagcttaactgcttgtgccacccaaggactccgctCATGTTGTCCCCTTCCATATCCAATCTGGGCTGGTCTGACTTGTATTAATCAATGGAATATGGTGAAAGTGATGTTAGGCTAGTTCCAGACCTAGTCTTTAAGAGACTGGCAGCTTCTGCCTCCTTCCATGGAAATGCTTACTGCTGGGAGCCCTGATCTGCCATGTAAGAAGTCCAGCTACCCTGTTGGAGAGATCACCTGGAGCAGGAGAGAGTGGTGAGACCACACAGAGGACAAGAGAGGTCCAGATGTCCCAGCaacccagctgagcccagtctCCTAGCCATCCCCAACAAGGTGCCGAATGTGTCTGATTGCACCATCTTGGCAGTGCAGTTGGGcattgcagtgcaatgaattacctAATATGGCCCTTtcagccatagtctttgtgattcACACACAGTGATTGAATGCGACTGCAAACAATATATATGGAACCCACAGgaagggattgatcagttttgccatcccgctaggcttaaaataagccatcccagaggcgggaggagaggatctcaccaccaccaagaaagaagagcgaggagtggagctcatcctttgaacccaggatccctgtgctgagaagctcctggaaccaggagactgagagagctgTACCAATGAGGACagtgagaagcggtggcagaaaacggtggcagcagaggcagaaaATGGCACAGTGGGATTCCCAGCtcacggagtgagaaagctgagcacctttgggcaggagtcttgctggcagagtagggtgcctttgggcacttgGTGAAGCTAGGTTTGCtaaacccacagagctagagctgagtgtctttgggccaaggcttactgccggggtggggtgcctctgggcacttatcagcagagctaaaagagcttagTAACACTTGCccaggcagggcagaggccaggccaagggacTGAGGAatcaagggccagggagagacctGCCTGCAGGCATAGCTGGGAAGAGTCTgttctgatcaaagaactgtatcctgagcattctggAACCTGAACTACAACcagttactttcctaataaacaccataatcatgagtattgtctgtgagctctgtgtggccactgcaatgagttatcaaacccagcagagaagtagagtgtcaTGGGAGGGACAGacggtgttagaattggtaaagatgccAGAGAaagaaggtatgtctgacctctgccttggagccagccttgggctgttatccagattctccttcccccttgtgaaattagaggaggtcagatgctgccgcCATGCCATTTTTTAGGCATCCAGAAGACTACATTCCTAGTTAACATCACATGGAGCTGAAGAACCACCCAGTCAAGCCTAGTCCACCCGTGGACTTGTGAGAGACCACAGATATCGCTCTAAGACTCTGAAGTTTGGAGATAGTTTGTTATTCGGCAATAATAAACCAAAATGGGGAGATTCAAAGACCCAGCTCCTTTACTTCAAGGTGAGAAAGAGTCTGGGATGTAATTTAAGTCTGGGATGTAATTTAAGTCTGGGATGTAATTTAAGCTCCTGAGCTCCCCACATAATCAGGCTGAGGCTGGAACTTCACCTGAAGTCGCACTCTTGCTTGTCTTCTTCCCCTTCACTGTCCTGTTTGCCTTACTCCTTTACTGGTTTCTCCAGgaggaagaaaaattttaaaaactcaaacccatcgccactgagttgatgccaattcatggtgaccccatgctccATAGGAgttccttggctgtaatttttatggaagcagaacaccaggcctttcctctgcagtgccattgagtgggttcaatccaccaacctttaggttaggagtcaagtgcaaaccatttgcaccacactgGGAACACTTCTTTAATAAACCATTGGCACATGAATCTTGTTAtagggtctgcttccaaaagaatcTGACCCCAGACACTTGGCTTCTGACATTTTCACCTCTAATGaaaacctggagtccctgggtggtacaaacaattaagcgctccactactaacaaaaaagttggcagtttgaacccgtctACAGATGCctcaaggaaccctgatggcaccgtggttaagcgtttggctgctaaccaaaaggtcagtgatttgaacccaccagcttctccatgggagaaagatgaggcagtctgcttccgtaagatttacagccttggaaaccctaaggggcagttccactctgtcctacagggtcactatgagtcgttaTCTATTTGATGGCAAAAAACAACAGAGgagcctcaaaagacaggcccggtgatctgcttctgaaaggctacagccttgaaaaccctatggagcacaggcctactctgcacatatggggtcaccacgagtcgaaatggactctactgcacctaacaacgacaacaatgaaAACCCAGGGGTCTGGCTCACTtattctccctccccactcttccctgcctctctcctgCATTCAAAAAGCAGAGACCTCCTTCCAGATCCCCTGACAACAGGCGGCCATGTAGTCagagggtgggggaggaaaaGTGGGAATGAAAACATCCATGAGGTTTCTGAAGGAAGCAGCAAGCAGTTTGTTTACCCTGATCAGCAGCTGAGGAACCTCCAACCACACATCTATGAGGGGGATCATATGCAGGTCAGGCAGGCAAAGGCCTGTAGTTTGGCAAATTGGCATCCTTTGAGGGGTTAGGTGGTGAGAGGGGTTGTCTCAGATCCCGTGTTTGTGGTGGGAGGGGCTGTGTTGATTGATCCATCCCCTTTCCTCAGGAAGTCTCTCCTCCACCACCTCCCTAAACCCCACCAGCTCTCAGTCTCTGGAAACCAGGATTCCATCACCATGAATCCTCCAGTAGGTCCCACAGCCGGGTGCCGCTGGAGTCAGAGAAGTCGGCAGAGAAgatgctgggggctgggggcccaCAGCCAAGCGGGGGACCCCCGC
Protein-coding sequences here:
- the LOC126085394 gene encoding galactoside alpha-(1,2)-fucosyltransferase 2-like isoform X1, which encodes MQDGWGDFFSPEGREQSLEHTSCPLSHSPATPQLLLPAPAMISTPGPFSFPRAHFILFVFMASTIFHLQQRLKKIQPVWELETQYQSYSLVTESSGSSQPKGIWTINVQGRLGNQMGEYATLYALAKMNGRPAFISAQMHNTLAPIFKITLPVLHNSVANKIPWRNYHLNDWMEEQYRHIPGEYIRLTGYPCSWTFYHHLRAEILQEFTLHDHVKEEAQTFLRGLKVNGSRPSTFVGVHVRRGDYVHVMPNIWKGVVADRRYLEQALSWFRGRYRSPIFVVTSNGMAWCRENINASRGDVVFAGSGIEGSPGKDFALLTQCNHTIMTIGTFGIWAAYLAGGETIYLANYTLPDSPFLKVFKPEAAFLPEWVGIEADLSPLLKH
- the LOC126085394 gene encoding galactoside alpha-(1,2)-fucosyltransferase 2-like isoform X2, coding for MQIWTSLETESAVYAMISTPGPFSFPRAHFILFVFMASTIFHLQQRLKKIQPVWELETQYQSYSLVTESSGSSQPKGIWTINVQGRLGNQMGEYATLYALAKMNGRPAFISAQMHNTLAPIFKITLPVLHNSVANKIPWRNYHLNDWMEEQYRHIPGEYIRLTGYPCSWTFYHHLRAEILQEFTLHDHVKEEAQTFLRGLKVNGSRPSTFVGVHVRRGDYVHVMPNIWKGVVADRRYLEQALSWFRGRYRSPIFVVTSNGMAWCRENINASRGDVVFAGSGIEGSPGKDFALLTQCNHTIMTIGTFGIWAAYLAGGETIYLANYTLPDSPFLKVFKPEAAFLPEWVGIEADLSPLLKH
- the LOC126085394 gene encoding galactoside alpha-(1,2)-fucosyltransferase 2-like isoform X3 → MISTPGPFSFPRAHFILFVFMASTIFHLQQRLKKIQPVWELETQYQSYSLVTESSGSSQPKGIWTINVQGRLGNQMGEYATLYALAKMNGRPAFISAQMHNTLAPIFKITLPVLHNSVANKIPWRNYHLNDWMEEQYRHIPGEYIRLTGYPCSWTFYHHLRAEILQEFTLHDHVKEEAQTFLRGLKVNGSRPSTFVGVHVRRGDYVHVMPNIWKGVVADRRYLEQALSWFRGRYRSPIFVVTSNGMAWCRENINASRGDVVFAGSGIEGSPGKDFALLTQCNHTIMTIGTFGIWAAYLAGGETIYLANYTLPDSPFLKVFKPEAAFLPEWVGIEADLSPLLKH